One Bos mutus isolate GX-2022 chromosome 21, NWIPB_WYAK_1.1, whole genome shotgun sequence genomic window, gacagtgcattaaaaaacagagacattactttgctgacagaggcccatgtagtcaaagccatggtttttccagtagtcatgtatggatgtgagagttggactataaagaaggcagaacactgaagagttgatgcttttgaaatatggtgttggagaagactcttgagagtcccttggactgcaaggagatccaaccagtccatcctggttTGATCAGGAAATCAGGAAattcaggaaatcagtcctgaatagtcattggaaggactgatgttgaaactgaaactccaatactttggccacctaacatgaagagctgactcattggagaagaccctgatgctgagaaagattgaaggtagaaggagaaagggataactgaggactagatggttggatggcatcactgactcaatggacatgagtttgagcaaactctgggagatggtgaaggacagggaaacctggtgtgcttcagtccatgggggtgcaaagagtcagacacaactgagcagcaacaaatACCTGTTTTATGCTAGTAATTCTATTAACTTCTTACTAAACCTCATAATAGCCCATGGACACCCCAAACTTAACATGTCCATGATGAAATTCCCATGTTGTACCCATTCCCtacattctttctcttctctccgtTTTAATGAAGGGAACTGCCAATGTCTATCAAACTAAATCAGAACTAGGGCTTCATCTGGGGTCTCTTCCCTCTCCTATCCTTCATAACCAATCATTCCTATTGTCCTGTCAATGCTTAGTCTTAATCCACTTTGGTTTTTTATCCCATCACCACCTTCAGCTTTCATCCAGATTAAAACATTCAACAACAGCTCTGTTGTCACATGCATGTTTCACATAGTAACCAACTACCTTTTCTTATATAAAAACATTCCACACAATAGGAGATAGGAAGGTATCGCATGATGGTGAAGATCCACTCTAGCCTATTTCTTCAACTAATTACAATTGAAATCTTTGGACAAAATACAAAACTGATTGTTTGAGAGTTCTAAACAAAGCAGGTGGAGTAGAGCCAAATCTTGAAGTAACTCTACAGAGCTGTATCCTGAGATTTTTTCCCCTATCCTATTGTTGGGTTCCTTTAATGGACCTTTAATGGACCCCAACTataggtcctttaatggaccactctggtggtccagagttgaccgataagaaagtaaaggagagagaaagagactgatattccttggtttacaaagaaagccaataaagcccctgcatggggcttgctctgttcacgaaggcctcaggcgccctctcaatggggtgaaggtgcagagcaccttctcgagagggtcttagaagcccaggcaggaaaatgAACACAGAGGACTTCTGCgctccaaagaaatagcctgagagagagagaaagaaagcaagagacagggaccaaagctctgatggagcaaaggtgttttaatcaataTGGTGTGGAcatatatactgtagttattctcagcaaagataaagattaaaattccagacttagaAAATataggcgatccatattaaagagagagagagttgtaaataatcacttttaccatatggttcataaaaaggaagagggtacttatcaccgtatagaaaaactaatgaaggaaatgcctggattcctcagccctcgggagaggcttgcctctcctcttaattcctgaatattcaggaattaataaggaacagagaattcctgacagatccaaaacagcacgtaggaagcctcctgttaaatgcttcctgacgattccccctattttattatatttgtaaaaaaaaaggtCCTGACCAAATGAGTTTGGTTAGTATTAACCAACCTTATAGAAAGGCAACggtaaacaacaaatataattatCAAGACAATCACCAAAGTTACAGTTCCAGACCCGATACTGTGGGTAATACTTTGAAACCATCCTGGTGGGTCTAGCCCGGATAATTTGTTCAGCTGAAGTTTCCAAATTAGGGGAAGAGggcagatttttagaaaaagttttaaacatttccttttgCAGTAAATGTACATTCAGTTTATCATATATATTctgtaaatgaaatttgatttgttcccaGTTGTAGGCACTATGATTGAATTGAACAAGAGTAACACAAAATTGAGTAGCTTAAAGAGATAGAGGAGTTAAGACAAGTATATAGTTTGCAATTAATACAAATTACAGAACATAAAGTcttattaaattgtaaatttCCTATGGCTATAACAAAAGGGAGTGGAACACAGTCCTGTATAAAATATGACTGATTATAGCAAAAGAAATAGTTACTATGACCACGATAGGTCTCTGTGAAATGTCCGGTCCAAGttccaaatttttttctgtttgcagcAAGTTTTCCAAATGTCCCATTGTTCAGGCCTAGCGCAGCCTTTTCGTGCCTAGCGCAGCCATGGCTCGGGGTCCCACGAAGCACCTGAAACGCGCAGCAGCTCCAAAACATTGGATGCTGGATAAACTGACCGGTGTGTTTGCCCCTCGTCCATCTACCGGCCCCCACAAGCTAAGGGAGTGTCTCCCCCTAATCATTTTCCTAAGGAATAGACTTAAGTATGCCCTAACTGGAGATGAAGTAAAGAAGATTTGCATGCAGCGTTTCATTAAGATCGATGGCAAAGTCCGCACAGATATAACCTACCCTGCTGGTTTTATGGATGTCATCAGCATTGATAAGACTGGAGAGAACTTTCGTTTGATCTATGACACCAAGGGTCGCTTTGCTGTTCATTGTATTACACCTGAGGAGGCCAAGTATAAATTGTGCAAAGTAAGAAAGATATTTGTGGGAACAAAAGGAATCCCTCATCTGGTAACCCATGATGCTCGTACCATCCGTTACCCTGATCCCCTCATCAAGGTGAATGATACCATTCAGATTGACTTGGAGACTGGCAAGATTACTGATTTCATCAAATTTGACACTGGTAACCTGTGCATGGTGACTGGAGGTGCTAACCTGGGAAGAATTGGTGTGATTACAAACCGGGAGGCATCCAGGTTCTTttgatgtttatttgtttattgaggACGAttagaagaggaggagggggtgccATTCCATAGTCAAGCCAGCCAAGAAGTCCTTTGTCGTGGTAATATTTCATTAGTAACCTTTTACATAATGTTTTTTGTTCTTTCCCTAACTCTTTCCCTAAAGTTTCAGTGGTGTAAACATGGTTCACAGTAAATAACCCAAGCAACTTCCGAAGGTCTTCGTTTGGAGGCAGGACGAAAACTCAAGTTTGTCGGCTGACGTTTATGTTCAGTACTGCTGGGCCCATGCACAGGGAAGGACTTCATATCCTAAAGAAATGTTAATCAGTGTTCCTTCCTCCCCAGGTTGTGATGGCTCCTTCACATTCTAGGGAGGGGGCATACGATAGAGTCATTAGTTGAAAGGATtggtcctctctctgtccatttgACCACCTGTAATAGAGTGGGGTTGGGTATTAGTCAAGCTTGAGCTGGGAGTGGTCGGGGGGGGTGTGGGGAgagctggggggtgggagggggaggtaCAGGCCAAAAGACTGAGCATTGCCAGGAGAATGTATTCAGGACTCCGAGGCAATCCCTGTTGAGAGACCAAATTTTCAGCTCGATTAGTAAGGGTTTTTATTTGTCCCCAGGGGAGATCATAGGGGTGATGCCTCTGAGGGCGGTGCTTTCTGGAGATCTTTAGAGTGGACATAGCCCATATTGGGATTTCTTCTTCCTGGGGTTCTTGTTTCATCTCCATTTTGAATGCTGGGGGCCCCCTTGGGTTTAATCTtccaaagaggttaaaaaaaataaaacaaataaaactgtattaaCAATAGATATAGGTTTAGAAAGTATCTTATGTTGGAATCTAGTGAAGTCTGCTTTAGATAAGGAAGACAGTAGTGTACCTGTGTATactcccttttaaaaatttatttatttgcaactTTAGTGTCTGATGTGTTCATTTGTGTAAGTCTTGTGTCTGTGGATTATAAAGAATACCTGTaatatatttaatagaaaaaaattgtaaaaattgtttaaagtgtCTAGAAATATAGACAGGGTATAACATGTTGTGTAGCCTTGCCATGAAGAGGTGCGGCCCAGATAAAAGAGGAATTTGTGTCTATACAGATGTGTAGGAAGGAAAATAGAGGAAGTTCAGGGCGATGAGTTACCTTGTGCGGTGGGTcaaagatgttcagttcagttcagtcactcagtcgtgtccgactctttgcgaccccttgaatcacagcatgccaggcctccctgtccatcaccaactcctggagttcactcaaactcatgtccatcaagtcggtgatgccatccagccatctcatcctctgtcatcccctttccctcctgcccccaatccctcccagcatcagagtcttttccaatgagtcaactcttcacatgaggtggccaaagtactgcagtttcagttttagcatcattccttccaaagaacacccagggctggtctcctttagagtggactggttggatctccttgcagtccaagggactctcaagagtcttctccaacaccacagttcaaaagcatcaattcttccgcgctcagctttcttcacagtccaactctcacatccatacatgaccacaggaaaaaccatagccttgactaaacggatctttgttggcaaagtgatgtctctgcttttcaatacgctatctaggttgatcataacttttcttccaaggagtaagcgtcttttaatttcatggctgcagtcaccatctgcagtgattttggagcccaaatagataaagtctgacactgtttccactgtttccccatctatttcccatgaagtaatgggaccagatgccatgatcttcgttttctgaatgttgagtttatttccacatgtaaagcatccttcatttccctttctaAAGGCAGCAACCATTGTTTTAGCTAGCATTTGTATCTTCTGAGTTTCTGATCCTAGATTGTGacaagccttcaaataatcaGTAATAGTCCCTGTCTCATGAATTGGAGCTATAGCTTTTTGACattcctgatttgcattttcataagcaaGTAATTTCTCTAGTTGCCTTTTGGCTTCTTCTCCAATTACAGTATGGGAAATAGCAGTTTCTAATCTAGCTAAAAAATCAGCATACATTTCATTAGATCCCAGAACTTTAAATAAGTGATGAAGTAAAGTAGCAAAGTGATGGGGCTTTCCAGCCATTTTATCCATGTCTTAGTACTTACCGGCCTCAATAGGCCCTGAGGGCACTCTATCAGAATTTGCCTACGTATACCAAGCTCCTGTTCTGGGTACCACTTGTTGGGGTCcattaatggactggaacctggtggtccagagtcgactgataagaaagtaaaggagagagaaagaggctgatattccttggtttatgcagaaagccaataaagcccctgcacaGGGCTTGCCCTGTTCATGAAGCCCTCAAGTGCCCTCTTGATGGGGTGAAAGCACAGAGCGCCTTCtggagagggtcttagaagcccaggcaggaaagtgaacactGAGGACCTCTGCGCTCCAAAGaaagcctgagagagagagagagagagagagagagagagagagagaaagcaagacacggggaccaaagctctgatgcagcaaaggtgttttaatcaacatggtgtgggtaTATATacggtagttattctcagcaaagataaagattaaaatttcagacttacaaaacatgggtgatccatattaaagagagagagagttgtaaataatcacttttaccatatggttcataaaaaggaagagggtacttatcaccgtatagaaaaactaatgaaggaaatgcctggattcctcatcCCCcagagaggcttgcctctcctcttaattcctgaaaattcaggaattaataaggaacagagaattcctgacagatccaaaacagcacgtaggaagcctcctgttaaatgcttcctgacatccTATCATACATTTTCTCTCAGTATGGCAGGAGTAGTGCAGTCTTCAGCTAAAATTTTGAGTAAAATTCTGTGTTTCTGGCTAAAGGAACAAAGGACAAACAGGACTCTTATGGTGAGATGTTATCGAGAGATGGATGctcaaaggaagagaagaggcgCTTCTAATTCTCTGTATAGGAACATGCAAGTGTTAGTCCATACCTTGAGCTACGTCTTTGTGGGAGAGACCAACATAGCTTAACTAAGGCTTAGATGAATGAGAGAATAAAATGACACACACAAATCTTTTAGTGCAGTCTCTGAAGAGCATGCATATGGAATAAATACAAACCAAAGATGGTGAATGCTTGCAGAACTCAACTGAACTCTGCACAAGTATCTGTCTAAATTCTGAGCTGTTCAGCATAAGGCAGATTCAAACCCTCATAGCAAACACTTTGAGAATTTAACCTAATAATTGAGCCTCTTCCCACAGAAGAGAAGACACAACCTAATTAGACTGATTGCTTgctgaaaggaaaataataatatttttcagaGCACTTTAAAAAGAACAGTGCCCAACAACTTAACATCCACAACATTCAGGGTGTAATCCAAAATTAATTGAttcaaaaactaaacaaatttcaacagtaacaaataataaaatgtgacAGATAATAAAATGTCACAAAATTgtaaaggtaaaaataaacatatgccAAGCTTGAGGTTAGTCCAAATGCTGGAAAAATCAGACACATGCTTCAAAacatactttaaattttattaatatttatgtaaagaaaaatattttgaaatgagtaataaaaatgagaaattgtCAACAGAAATAAGAATTATACAAAGAACTAAATGTGAATTTTAGAGGTGGAAAACAGaatataagaaaatttttaaaaatgctaattggatccaataataaaataatgacaaaagaagaaagagtaaaCAAACCTGAGGGTATATCAATATAAATTAT contains:
- the LOC102273302 gene encoding small ribosomal subunit protein eS4, X isoform-like; protein product: MARGPTKHLKRAAAPKHWMLDKLTGVFAPRPSTGPHKLRECLPLIIFLRNRLKYALTGDEVKKICMQRFIKIDGKVRTDITYPAGFMDVISIDKTGENFRLIYDTKGRFAVHCITPEEAKYKLCKVRKIFVGTKGIPHLVTHDARTIRYPDPLIKVNDTIQIDLETGKITDFIKFDTGNLCMVTGGANLGRIGVITNREASRFF